One genomic segment of Danio aesculapii chromosome 15, fDanAes4.1, whole genome shotgun sequence includes these proteins:
- the ap1s3a gene encoding AP-1 complex subunit sigma-3a isoform X2: protein MRFLLLFSRQGKLRLQKWFTVLSDRDKRKIIRDLTQMVLSRPPKACNFLPWRDLKIVYRRYASLYFCCGLEQEDNELLTLDILHRYVELLDQYFGNVCELDIIFNFEKAYFILDEFVIGGEVQETSKASVAKSMEEAESLQETMEEYLSKPTY from the exons ATGCGCTTTCTGCTGCTGTTCAGTCGTCAGGGGAAGTTGCGGCTGCAGAAGTGGTTCACGGTGCTCAGCGATCGGGACAAGAGGAAGATCATCCGAGACCTCACGCAGATGGTGTTGTCCCGCCCGCCCAAAGCCTGCAACTTCCTGCCATGGAGAGATCTGAAGATCGTCTACCGCAG GTACGCCAGTCTgtatttctgctgtggtttagaGCAAGAAGACAATGAGCTGCTCACACTGGATATTCTGCACAGATATGTGGAGCTGCTGGACCAGTACTTCGGCAAT GTGTGTGAACTAGACATAATTTTTAACTTCGAGAAGGCTTATTTTATCCTGGATGAGTTTGTTATTGGTGGAGAAGTGCAGGAAACATCCAAAGCTTCTGTGGCCAAATCAATGGAGGAGGCCGAATCACTTCAGGAG ACGATGGAGGAATATTTAAGCAAACCCACTTACTGA
- the ap1s3a gene encoding AP-1 complex subunit sigma-3a isoform X1 — translation MMRFLLLFSRQGKLRLQKWFTVLSDRDKRKIIRDLTQMVLSRPPKACNFLPWRDLKIVYRRYASLYFCCGLEQEDNELLTLDILHRYVELLDQYFGNVCELDIIFNFEKAYFILDEFVIGGEVQETSKASVAKSMEEAESLQETMEEYLSKPTY, via the exons ATGCGCTTTCTGCTGCTGTTCAGTCGTCAGGGGAAGTTGCGGCTGCAGAAGTGGTTCACGGTGCTCAGCGATCGGGACAAGAGGAAGATCATCCGAGACCTCACGCAGATGGTGTTGTCCCGCCCGCCCAAAGCCTGCAACTTCCTGCCATGGAGAGATCTGAAGATCGTCTACCGCAG GTACGCCAGTCTgtatttctgctgtggtttagaGCAAGAAGACAATGAGCTGCTCACACTGGATATTCTGCACAGATATGTGGAGCTGCTGGACCAGTACTTCGGCAAT GTGTGTGAACTAGACATAATTTTTAACTTCGAGAAGGCTTATTTTATCCTGGATGAGTTTGTTATTGGTGGAGAAGTGCAGGAAACATCCAAAGCTTCTGTGGCCAAATCAATGGAGGAGGCCGAATCACTTCAGGAG ACGATGGAGGAATATTTAAGCAAACCCACTTACTGA
- the scg2a gene encoding secretogranin-2a, which translates to MSSSSSSSRCCAAGVFLVPSLLLLPLLLSLIHTAHGATLREHRLSGTEPVSYGPPSQIRPPPSAEMLRALRYIQSLSERTPADPDQSDQDAEDDMESVRSMLNMASPTRREEKDNTQELLQAVLTTLQQTEEHMKTPQKVIATPRYHQFARPKQQVMMETDDENYGRNSWTNTENRRRYREYPVMFEDDQPLKRTNENAEEQYTPQKLATLQSVFEELSGIASSKTNTKRNDDDDDEDLYRQRKMVLEDIMGTDDWTPLEEQMESEEEERERHGFTRNLEDDDEDDDVKRSLQSDWLQRRKEEEEEEPEDMAKLVDYYLLQMLEKKEQEQQKRQEDDEEEEVEKKDEEEENVEEREVKPMQSLSDILKISQKLRIPPEELLELLRNENRKDLPGRTGYAHKTFTSAPHRRPIETSDIAQDILSILELASAAQQNQKRPTQAKNERYYQRQASRDDYDDTAGEEDELANYLATEMQRHTRMMPLRDEDQPANLQNYYEKQPAEQQTAATGIDNSTMMKILRLLDPESDDVDETDSDAGEKVPEM; encoded by the coding sequence ATGTCGTCATCCTCGTCGTCATCTCGATGCTGCGCAGCAGGCGTATTCCTCGTCCCCTCGCTGCTTCTTCTGCCCCTTCTTCTCTCCCTAATACACACAGCACACGGAGCCACACTGAGAGAACATCGCCTTAGTGGAACTGAACCCGTTTCTTATGGACCCCCATCCCAAATCCGTCCACCACCCAGCGCTGAGATGCTTCGAGCTCTACGATACATCCAAAGCCTCAGCGAGAGGACTCCAGCAGATCCTGACCAATCAGATCAGGATGCAGAAGACGACATGGAGAGTGTGCGTTCAATGCTAAACATGGCATCTCCGACTCGACGGGAAGAGAAGGACAACACTCAGGAGTTGCTTCAAGCGGTGCTTACAACTCTTCAGCAAACTGAAGAACACATGAAAACACCACAGAAGGTCATCGCCACTCCGAGATACCACCAGTTTGCAAGACCAAAACAACAAGTTATGATGGAAACAGATGATGAGAACTACGGGAGGAACTCGTGGACTAACACTGAAAACCGGAGACGCTACAGAGAGTATCCAGTCATGTTTGAGGACGATCAGCCGCTCAAACGGACCAATGAGAACGCAGAAGAGCAGTATACGCCACAAAAGCTGGCGACCCTGCAGTCTGTGTTCGAGGAGCTGAGTGGAATCGCTTCATCTAAAACCAACACCAAacgaaatgatgatgatgatgatgaagatttgTACAGGCAAAGGAAGATGGTCTTGGAGGACATCATGGGAACTGATGATTGGACGCCTCTGGAGGAGCAAATGGAGAGCGAGGAAGAAGAAAGAGAGAGGCATGGATTCACGCGCAACCttgaggatgatgatgaagatgatgatgtgaAGAGATCCcttcaatctgattggctgcagagacgaaaggaggaggaggaggaggagcctgAGGACATGGCGAAGCTTGTGGATTATTACCTTCTGCAAATGCTGGAAAAGAAAGAGCAGGAGCAGCAGAAAAGACAAGAGGATGATGAGGAAGAAGAGGTTGAGAAAAAAGATGAGGAGGAAGAAAACGTGGAGGAGAGGGAAGTCAAACCCATGCAGTCTTTATCGGACATACTCAAAATCTCCCAGAAGCTCCGGATTCCTCCGGAGGAACTTCTTGAGCTTCTTCGAAATGAAAACCGGAAGGATTTACCAGGACGTACAGGTTATGCTCACAAAACATTCACTTCAGCGCCACATCGGCGGCCAATAGAAACGTCAGACATTGCTCAGGACATCCTGAGCATCCTCGAGCTAGCAAGTGCAGCGCAACAAAACCAAAAACGACCAACGCAAGCTAAAAATGAACGTTATTATCAAAGGCAAGCCAGCAGGGATGATTACGACGACACTGCCGGCGAGGAAGATGAGTTAGCTAATTATCTGGCAACCGAAATGCAGAGACACACACGTATGATGCCACTTCGTGACGAAGATCAACCTGCAAATCTCCAGAACTACTATGAAAAGCAACCAGCGGAGCAGCAAACCGCGGCTACAGGAATAGACAACAGCACAATGATGAAAATCCTGCGGCTTTTGGATCCGGAAAGCGACGATGTTGACGAAACAGACTCTGATGCTGGAGAAAAAGTTCCTGAAATGTAG